A single window of Fischerella sp. PCC 9605 DNA harbors:
- a CDS encoding Bax inhibitor-1/YccA family protein codes for MSSSSNFRDAIREAKTHALVGPNVIANALPYVGGGLVLTAVGTYGGLGVIRANPGLFFPTFIGAVVLELILFFVARNVAEKGKNSVALPMLATYSLLSGYTLSGLVFVALRTEGVGIQGITLSALGCGITFIVARQIGSNLSDDDGMALTKTINLGIIALVVVCLLQFLFALFGVYTPGWLEIGISGLGVFLFVGVSVVDFYILPRTYRNDQYLPAALSMYLTYINLFIFILRLLIALNSRD; via the coding sequence ATGAGCAGTAGTAGTAACTTCCGTGACGCTATCCGTGAGGCTAAAACTCACGCCCTGGTAGGGCCAAATGTAATTGCCAACGCCCTTCCTTACGTGGGAGGCGGTTTGGTATTAACAGCAGTAGGAACCTACGGCGGTTTGGGAGTTATCCGTGCTAACCCCGGACTTTTCTTTCCCACCTTTATCGGTGCGGTTGTATTGGAATTAATTCTGTTCTTTGTTGCCCGAAACGTCGCCGAAAAAGGCAAAAACAGCGTTGCACTGCCAATGCTTGCAACCTACAGCCTTTTGTCTGGATATACCCTGAGTGGCTTGGTATTTGTGGCGCTGAGAACAGAGGGTGTAGGCATTCAAGGAATTACTTTGTCAGCTCTCGGTTGTGGTATAACCTTTATTGTCGCCCGTCAGATTGGTTCAAATCTCTCTGACGATGATGGCATGGCTTTGACAAAAACCATCAATCTGGGCATTATCGCCTTAGTTGTTGTCTGTTTGTTGCAATTCTTATTTGCTTTGTTTGGCGTCTATACCCCAGGTTGGCTAGAAATAGGCATTTCTGGTTTAGGTGTATTTCTGTTTGTTGGGGTATCTGTAGTCGATTTTTACATCCTGCCACGCACCTACCGCAACGATCAGTACCTACCTGCGGCTTTGTCGATGTACTTGACTTACATCAACCTTTTCATCTTCATCTTACGATTGCTAATCGCTCTAAATAGCCGTGATTAA
- a CDS encoding cation:proton antiporter domain-containing protein, with product MNTYLQHLEFWEASLTQPLVFAPVLAQIFRPITDPVAIFLIILAIMLVAPLLFERLRMPGIIGLILAGVIVGPYGLGLLERDKTIELLGTVGLLFLMFLGGLETSLDDLKRNANKALTFGLATFAIPMVVGTAVMLPLGYSFLASVLVASCFASHTLLALPVLSKLGIMRNQVVTATLGGTLITNVLALLVLAIVVKANQGNLTISFWLFLIPSLAIYTFATLWGVPNLGRWFFRRFGHDEGAEFLFVLAALFIVSYIANLIEIEPIVGAFLAGVAITQIIPQMSPLMNRIQFIGNTLFVPFFLISVGMLVNPLILVKDARGILVAVVMIAAEIASKFLAAWGTAKIFNWKIPSTMVMFGLSVAQAASTLAAITVAFDIKLVDEVTVNGIIGMILVSCVMSPWITERWGRKIQQEPAHTATSNSEQLENAVTVNNLANRVLVPVANPNTEDNLLNLAIILTKHGNGTLLPLHVIISDKNGFVAVAAKTQQKRLLEVAETLAHAAVTSVEPIGRIDDSIDLGILRAAQERDASLVICGWKGYSTYRENFFGSVIDNIVRRSTVPVLITRFSQPIENTQRVFLALSDRKISANALRQTLGLTKILSEALKSPVQVMQVFLEPTKPSYDLQSVFVNSEFPIQQVQGNPTRKISASLKTNDLLILVESTHHFGQPALGREPEAIARSHPKTSMMIVHFPDLF from the coding sequence GTGAACACTTATCTACAGCATTTGGAGTTTTGGGAAGCAAGCTTAACTCAACCGTTAGTTTTTGCACCTGTGCTTGCACAGATATTTAGACCAATCACCGATCCTGTTGCGATCTTCCTGATTATTCTGGCAATTATGCTCGTCGCGCCGCTATTATTTGAGCGGTTGAGAATGCCAGGAATTATTGGCTTGATTTTGGCAGGGGTAATTGTTGGGCCTTACGGTTTGGGTTTGCTGGAACGAGACAAAACAATAGAGTTGCTTGGCACAGTTGGGTTACTGTTTTTGATGTTTCTGGGTGGACTGGAAACTAGTTTGGACGACCTCAAACGCAACGCTAATAAAGCTTTGACCTTTGGACTGGCAACGTTTGCAATTCCAATGGTCGTAGGTACAGCAGTTATGTTGCCTTTGGGATATAGCTTTTTAGCATCGGTGTTAGTGGCGTCTTGTTTTGCTTCCCATACGCTTTTGGCTTTACCTGTTCTCTCCAAGCTGGGGATTATGCGGAATCAGGTTGTGACAGCAACGCTGGGAGGTACGCTAATCACAAATGTGCTAGCACTGTTGGTACTAGCAATTGTGGTGAAAGCTAACCAGGGTAATTTAACAATCAGTTTTTGGTTATTTTTGATTCCATCTTTGGCTATCTATACTTTTGCTACCCTCTGGGGAGTACCGAATCTCGGGCGTTGGTTTTTTCGCCGCTTTGGACACGACGAAGGGGCAGAATTTTTGTTTGTGTTAGCGGCTCTGTTTATTGTTTCTTATATTGCTAATTTAATTGAAATTGAGCCGATTGTAGGGGCATTCTTGGCTGGGGTAGCGATTACTCAAATTATTCCCCAGATGAGTCCCTTGATGAATCGGATTCAGTTTATCGGCAATACACTGTTTGTGCCATTTTTCCTCATTTCTGTGGGAATGTTAGTGAATCCCCTCATCCTCGTCAAAGACGCCCGTGGGATTTTGGTTGCTGTGGTGATGATTGCAGCAGAAATCGCTAGTAAGTTTCTGGCAGCTTGGGGAACGGCAAAGATATTTAACTGGAAAATTCCCAGTACGATGGTGATGTTTGGGCTTTCAGTTGCCCAAGCAGCTTCAACGCTAGCAGCGATCACAGTCGCTTTTGACATCAAGCTTGTGGATGAGGTGACAGTGAATGGAATTATCGGAATGATACTGGTAAGCTGTGTTATGTCTCCCTGGATTACCGAGCGTTGGGGAAGAAAAATTCAGCAAGAACCTGCCCATACTGCTACTTCTAATTCAGAACAATTGGAGAATGCGGTTACAGTAAATAATTTGGCAAATCGGGTTTTAGTCCCGGTTGCTAACCCCAACACAGAGGATAACTTACTAAATTTGGCAATTATCCTTACCAAACACGGGAACGGCACTTTATTGCCACTGCATGTGATCATCTCAGACAAAAATGGATTTGTTGCCGTAGCAGCAAAGACACAACAAAAACGCTTGCTGGAGGTCGCCGAAACCCTTGCTCACGCTGCTGTTACTAGCGTTGAACCCATCGGTCGTATCGATGATTCTATTGATTTAGGCATTTTGCGAGCGGCACAAGAAAGAGATGCTAGTCTGGTAATTTGTGGTTGGAAAGGTTATTCGACCTACCGAGAAAATTTCTTCGGTAGTGTAATCGACAATATCGTGCGCCGGTCAACAGTACCCGTACTGATTACTCGTTTTTCTCAGCCAATTGAGAATACCCAACGAGTGTTTTTAGCTTTGAGCGATCGCAAAATTTCTGCTAACGCACTGCGCCAAACTCTCGGTTTAACGAAAATTCTTTCAGAAGCACTTAAGTCTCCAGTGCAAGTTATGCAGGTCTTTCTTGAACCAACAAAACCTTCCTACGACCTGCAATCTGTGTTTGTTAACAGCGAATTTCCGATCCAACAAGTACAGGGAAATCCAACCAGAAAAATCTCAGCATCGCTGAAAACCAACGACCTATTGATCTTGGTTGAAAGTACCCATCATTTCGGTCAACCCGCTTTGGGAAGAGAACCAGAGGCGATCGCCCGTTCCCATCCCAAAACTTCTATGATGATTGTGCACTTTCCTGACTTATTTTGA
- a CDS encoding ATP-binding cassette domain-containing protein, translating into MKALEAYNLKKIYRQNHQNFPAVQNVSLTIAPGELLAFLGPNGAGKTTTIKMIAGLIQPDAGSVRIAGSDPHRNPAALQKLGAVLEGNRNLYWRLSPEENLEYFGVLFLTDSTTSTPVRNSTFRKIWVNAQTPYPSAATFTGNAAEVSICSGISSSTPAFIIR; encoded by the coding sequence ATGAAAGCACTGGAAGCCTACAACCTCAAGAAGATATACCGCCAGAATCACCAAAATTTTCCAGCAGTCCAGAACGTTTCCTTAACCATTGCGCCGGGTGAATTGTTAGCATTCCTTGGCCCTAATGGTGCGGGCAAGACGACGACGATTAAAATGATCGCCGGACTAATTCAACCGGATGCTGGTTCGGTAAGAATAGCCGGAAGTGACCCTCACCGCAACCCAGCAGCGCTGCAAAAATTAGGTGCAGTGCTGGAAGGAAACCGCAACCTCTACTGGCGACTATCTCCTGAAGAAAATTTGGAATATTTCGGAGTGCTGTTCCTGACTGACTCGACGACAAGCACGCCAGTCAGGAACAGCACTTTTAGAAAGATTTGGGTTAATGCACAAACGCCATACCCCAGTGCAGCAACTTTCACGGGGAATGCAGCAGAAGTTAGCATTTGCAGTGGCATTAGTTCATCAACCCCAGCTTTTATTATTAGATGA
- a CDS encoding AAA family ATPase, with the protein MHKRHTPVQQLSRGMQQKLAFAVALVHQPQLLLLDEPTLGLDVEATEDVKILVREIAACGCAILLTTHQLAIAEELSERVAIIQKGEILAESPTAELIRQFSGTAYKIEMKVALDESRIKELETIGANVEDGQIIYLRKQELLYKVLEILKPLPLHRVENEEADLTEIFLKIVREGRSRDV; encoded by the coding sequence ATGCACAAACGCCATACCCCAGTGCAGCAACTTTCACGGGGAATGCAGCAGAAGTTAGCATTTGCAGTGGCATTAGTTCATCAACCCCAGCTTTTATTATTAGATGAACCAACTTTAGGACTCGATGTAGAAGCAACAGAAGATGTGAAAATTTTGGTGCGAGAAATTGCCGCGTGTGGTTGCGCTATTTTGTTGACGACTCACCAATTGGCAATAGCTGAAGAACTTTCTGAGCGCGTTGCTATTATCCAAAAAGGTGAAATTTTAGCAGAATCACCAACTGCTGAACTTATCCGTCAATTTTCCGGCACAGCTTACAAAATTGAAATGAAAGTTGCACTCGATGAATCACGAATCAAAGAATTAGAAACAATTGGTGCAAACGTTGAAGATGGACAAATAATTTACCTCAGAAAGCAAGAATTGCTCTACAAAGTCCTAGAAATTCTCAAACCTCTACCACTGCATCGCGTGGAAAATGAAGAAGCAGACCTTACAGAAATCTTTTTAAAGATAGTTAGAGAAGGAAGAAGTAGGGATGTTTGA
- a CDS encoding ABC transporter, producing the protein MFELFLAELRRTWIQFRRYPVEAIAEIFVYSAVFYGLFLSARYIAGPTFQLGNRLDSIVIGYVLWNLMLFIITDIAGNLQYEAQTGTLEQLFLSRFGAIKVFLMRTLASLMLRMVFIISILCIIMALTGSRLNFPPSLLLPFVTVLMAGYGIAFAMGSLALLFKRAERLLVMFQFLLLFSLTTPTETWKGSLQILANLLPLTPGAGLLRDLMARGESLNFTKLVIAFVNGGIYFAVGLLLFRIAERVAKRRGILSGY; encoded by the coding sequence ATGTTTGAATTGTTTCTCGCAGAGTTACGCCGCACTTGGATTCAATTTCGTCGCTACCCAGTTGAAGCGATCGCCGAAATTTTTGTCTATTCTGCTGTCTTTTATGGACTTTTCTTAAGCGCCCGCTACATTGCTGGCCCCACTTTCCAATTAGGTAACAGGCTCGACTCCATTGTTATCGGCTATGTACTTTGGAATTTGATGTTGTTCATCATAACGGACATCGCTGGTAACTTGCAATACGAGGCGCAAACTGGCACTTTAGAACAACTCTTCCTTTCTCGGTTTGGTGCTATCAAGGTATTCTTGATGCGGACATTGGCTAGTTTGATGTTGCGGATGGTTTTTATCATCAGCATTCTATGTATTATCATGGCGCTTACTGGCAGCCGTCTCAATTTTCCCCCATCATTGCTTTTACCTTTTGTCACCGTTTTGATGGCAGGATACGGGATTGCTTTTGCAATGGGTTCTTTAGCCTTATTGTTTAAGCGTGCTGAGCGATTGTTAGTTATGTTTCAGTTTTTACTTTTGTTTTCGCTGACAACTCCCACTGAAACTTGGAAAGGATCTTTACAAATTTTGGCAAATTTACTGCCGTTGACTCCCGGCGCAGGACTGCTACGCGATTTAATGGCGAGGGGTGAAAGTTTAAATTTCACAAAGTTGGTTATAGCTTTTGTGAATGGAGGAATATATTTTGCTGTGGGTTTATTGCTTTTTCGTATTGCCGAACGTGTGGCGAAGCGGCGGGGAATATTAAGTGGTTATTAA
- a CDS encoding glucosamine-6-phosphate deaminase, with protein MPAAKKIFRLDDLNVQIYNCEAELAQDVAEIAHQYLQNVLQQNGSAAVLLATGNSQIKFLDELIALGGVDWSRITCFHLDEYLGISADHAASFQRYLRERVQKRVKPREFHYLEGDTLEPLRECDRYTKLLQAQPIDLCCLGIGENGHIAFNEPSVANFQDIYSVKLVKLDQVNHLQQVKQGHFPNLESVPKYAFTVTIPMICSAKKILCLAPTQHKAKIVQQMLQEDVSTDCPASILRKQTQATLFLDEDAATLIT; from the coding sequence ATGCCAGCCGCAAAAAAAATATTTCGCCTCGATGACCTCAATGTGCAGATTTATAACTGTGAAGCCGAATTAGCGCAGGATGTCGCAGAAATCGCACACCAGTATTTACAAAATGTTCTCCAGCAGAATGGTAGCGCTGCTGTATTGCTAGCAACAGGTAATTCTCAAATCAAATTTCTCGATGAATTAATAGCATTAGGTGGTGTAGATTGGTCGCGGATTACCTGTTTTCATTTAGATGAGTATTTGGGAATTTCTGCCGATCATGCTGCTAGTTTTCAGCGATATTTGCGAGAACGTGTCCAGAAGCGGGTAAAGCCTAGGGAATTTCACTATCTAGAAGGTGATACTTTAGAACCTTTACGAGAGTGCGATCGCTATACTAAATTACTGCAAGCACAACCAATTGACCTGTGTTGTCTGGGTATAGGAGAAAACGGACACATTGCTTTTAATGAACCATCTGTAGCTAATTTCCAAGATATCTATAGCGTCAAATTAGTGAAATTAGATCAAGTGAATCATCTGCAACAGGTAAAGCAAGGTCATTTTCCTAATTTAGAAAGTGTACCAAAATATGCTTTTACTGTTACTATACCCATGATTTGTTCTGCTAAAAAAATCCTCTGCCTTGCGCCAACCCAACACAAAGCTAAAATAGTTCAACAGATGTTGCAAGAAGATGTAAGCACAGATTGTCCTGCTTCCATTCTTCGCAAACAAACGCAAGCAACTTTATTTTTAGATGAAGATGCTGCAACTTTAATTACGTGA
- a CDS encoding HAD family hydrolase, with protein sequence MLAAILFDLDGTIANTDPVHYIAWREMLLEYGIEIDESFYQTRISGRLNPVIIQEILPQLSPEAGAKFAEDKEALFRQKAKDMQPLAGFWELIAWTQKHQLKRALVTNAPKLNVYFMLEVLGLKETFDVVVIAEDCIAGKPDPAPYQVVLNKLGITAESAIALEDSPSGIRSAVGAGVRTIGIASTHDPKVLEEKGAFMVIPDFTDLQLWTLLNSEIETDLVNA encoded by the coding sequence ATGCTGGCAGCAATTCTTTTTGACCTAGATGGAACAATTGCCAACACTGACCCCGTACACTACATAGCTTGGCGGGAAATGCTTTTAGAGTACGGCATAGAAATTGACGAAAGCTTTTATCAAACTCGAATTAGTGGCAGACTAAACCCAGTCATAATACAAGAGATTTTGCCACAATTATCACCAGAAGCAGGTGCAAAATTTGCAGAAGATAAAGAGGCTCTTTTCCGTCAAAAAGCAAAAGATATGCAGCCTTTAGCTGGGTTTTGGGAATTAATCGCATGGACGCAGAAGCATCAACTTAAACGCGCTCTCGTGACAAATGCACCGAAATTAAATGTATATTTTATGCTAGAAGTTTTAGGATTAAAAGAAACTTTTGACGTAGTTGTAATTGCAGAGGATTGCATTGCTGGTAAACCCGATCCTGCACCTTACCAAGTCGTACTGAATAAATTAGGGATAACAGCAGAAAGTGCGATCGCCCTCGAAGATTCTCCCTCTGGCATACGTTCCGCCGTTGGTGCTGGTGTTCGCACTATTGGTATTGCCTCTACCCATGACCCCAAAGTACTTGAAGAAAAGGGGGCATTTATGGTCATTCCTGATTTTACAGATTTGCAGTTGTGGACACTGCTGAATTCAGAGATAGAGACTGATTTGGTAAATGCTTAA
- a CDS encoding ROK family protein, translating to MTLILALDFGGTKLAAAVVNAASSQKWLGYERRFSPGNGNASTDLEIMRSLIHSLLQGGKPAAIGVSFGGPVNATTGTVRRSHHVPGWENIPLQQLLAEEYGVPVSVDNDANVAALGEYRYGAGQGHDSLFYITVSTGVGGGWILNGRPWRGAEGMAGEIGHMVVNPNGPVCLCGKRGCVERLASGPYMAQDARDVLEKEAPRRQVGEIIRGLVGDNLQLITGAVLSEAAAQGDELAKAFLHRSAWALGVGIGNVANLINPQRFVLGGGVTKAGEMWWSVLQKTARQTALPEVNFEIVPAALGDDAPLWGAVALAEEFV from the coding sequence GTGACATTAATCTTAGCGCTTGATTTTGGTGGTACTAAGCTAGCAGCGGCGGTGGTGAATGCAGCATCTTCCCAAAAATGGCTGGGTTACGAACGTCGCTTTTCGCCTGGAAATGGAAATGCTAGCACGGACTTAGAAATTATGCGATCGCTCATCCATTCTCTATTGCAAGGAGGGAAACCCGCTGCTATTGGTGTTAGTTTTGGCGGCCCTGTCAACGCAACTACAGGTACGGTAAGGCGATCGCATCATGTCCCTGGATGGGAAAATATACCCTTGCAGCAGTTGTTGGCAGAGGAATATGGCGTCCCTGTGAGTGTTGATAACGATGCTAACGTCGCAGCGTTAGGTGAATACCGTTATGGTGCAGGTCAAGGGCATGATAGCTTGTTTTACATTACCGTCAGTACAGGCGTTGGCGGTGGTTGGATACTCAACGGCAGGCCTTGGCGTGGTGCGGAAGGCATGGCAGGAGAAATTGGACACATGGTTGTTAACCCCAACGGGCCTGTATGTTTGTGTGGCAAGCGGGGATGTGTGGAAAGGTTGGCATCGGGGCCTTATATGGCGCAGGATGCTAGAGATGTTTTGGAAAAGGAAGCACCAAGACGCCAAGTAGGAGAAATAATTCGAGGTTTAGTAGGAGATAATTTGCAGCTGATTACAGGGGCGGTGCTGAGTGAAGCAGCAGCACAAGGTGATGAGTTGGCTAAGGCATTTTTACACAGATCGGCTTGGGCGCTGGGGGTGGGTATTGGTAATGTCGCAAATTTGATTAACCCACAAAGGTTTGTATTGGGTGGCGGTGTGACGAAAGCGGGGGAGATGTGGTGGAGTGTGCTGCAAAAAACAGCACGCCAGACAGCTTTACCGGAGGTGAATTTTGAGATTGTTCCGGCGGCGTTGGGGGATGATGCGCCGTTATGGGGGGCGGTGGCTTTGGCGGAGGAGTTCGTCTAA
- a CDS encoding Mut7-C RNAse domain-containing protein — translation MAKATFHFHAELNDFLPPYKRQVKIEHFYGERASIKDMIEALGVPHPEVDYIEVNGKPVNFSYIVQDGDIINVYPISIVTDMPVLSLVRPKPLNIIRFVLDIHLGKLASSLRLLGFDTLYRNDYDDPELADISSTQRRILLTRDKGLLMRSVVTYGYYVRNTDPQQQIVEVLRRFDLFKLASPFQRCLRCNGTLQPVTKQVVIDQLPENVLLSTDEFHRCQDCAQIYWKGSHYQRLQQFINGVLDFSG, via the coding sequence ATGGCTAAGGCAACTTTCCACTTTCATGCAGAATTAAACGATTTTCTTCCACCATATAAAAGGCAGGTGAAAATTGAGCATTTTTATGGGGAAAGAGCCTCTATTAAGGATATGATTGAGGCTCTTGGTGTTCCCCATCCTGAAGTTGATTATATTGAGGTGAACGGAAAACCAGTTAATTTTTCTTACATTGTTCAAGATGGAGACATCATCAATGTCTATCCTATTTCCATAGTGACAGACATGCCTGTTTTGAGCCTAGTGCGACCTAAACCGTTAAATATCATCCGCTTTGTGTTAGATATTCACTTAGGGAAATTGGCATCATCTCTACGATTATTAGGCTTTGACACGTTATACCGGAATGATTATGACGATCCAGAATTAGCAGATATTTCTAGCACTCAAAGACGAATTCTTTTAACACGCGACAAAGGTCTTTTGATGCGGAGTGTAGTTACTTATGGCTACTACGTCAGAAATACTGACCCGCAGCAACAAATAGTGGAAGTATTGCGGCGTTTCGATTTATTTAAACTAGCATCGCCTTTTCAACGATGTCTGCGTTGCAATGGTACTTTACAACCTGTGACAAAGCAAGTCGTTATCGACCAGTTGCCAGAAAACGTGCTGTTGTCCACTGATGAGTTTCATCGCTGTCAAGACTGTGCTCAAATTTATTGGAAAGGATCGCATTATCAACGCTTACAACAATTTATTAATGGTGTGCTTGATTTTAGTGGTTAG